The Miscanthus floridulus cultivar M001 chromosome 17, ASM1932011v1, whole genome shotgun sequence genome has a window encoding:
- the LOC136514789 gene encoding L-ascorbate oxidase homolog: protein MATTTTRVAAGVLLVLSALALVARAEDPYLFFEWKVTYGTKPLLGVPQKVILINGEFPGPRINCSSNNNIVVNVFNQLDQPLLFTWNGMQHRKNSWMDGMPGTQCPILPNTNFTYKWQPKDQIGSFFYFPSVGMQRAAGGYGGISVYSRLLIPVPFDQPPPENDHVVLIGDWYTKDHEVLARQLDAGKSVGRPAGVVINGKGGKDLEAAPLFTFEAGKTYRLRVCNTGIKASLNFRIQGHHMTLVELEGSHTLQDIYDSLDVHVGHCLSVLVTADQKPGDYYMVASTRFIHDAKSAKAVVRYAGSSAPPPAEMPEPPAGWAWSINQARSFRWNLTSSAARPNPQGSYHYGQINITRTIKVMVSRGHIDGKLRYGFSGVSHRDPETPVKLAEYFNVTDGVFSYNQMGDVPPAVNGPLHVVPNVITAEFRTFIEIVFENPEKSLDSLHLDGYAFFGVGMGPGQWSPEARQTYNLLDAVSRHTIQVYPRSWTAIMLTFDNAGMWSVRSNIWERYYLGEQFYISVISPERSLRDEYNMPDNSLRCGKVVGLPLPPSYAPAR from the exons atggcgacgacgacgacgcgggtTGCCGCCGGCGTGCTGCTGGTGCTGTCGGCGCTGGCCTTGGTGGCGCGGGCCGAGGACCCGTACCTGTTCTTCGAGTGGAAGGTGACGTATGGGACCAAGCCCCTGCTGGGCGTGCCCCAGAAGGTCATCCTCATCAACGGCGAGTTTCCCGGCCCCAGGATCAACTGCTCCTCCAACAACAACATCGTCGTCAACGTCTTCAACCAGCTCGACCAGCCGCTCCTCTTCACCTG GAACGGGATGCAGCACCGGAAGAACTCTTGGATGGACGGGATGCCAGGCACGCAGTGCCCGATCTTGCCCAACACCAACTTCACGTACAAGTGGCAGCCCAAGGACCAGATCGGCAGCTTCTTCTACTTCCCGTCCGTCGGCATGCAGCGGGCGGCGGGCGGCTACGGGGGCATCAGCGTGTACAGCCGCCTCCTGATCCCCGTCCCCTTTGACCAGCCGCCGCCGGAGAACGACCACGTGGTCCTCATCGGCGACTGGTACACCAAGGACCACGAGGTCCTGGCCCGGCAGCTGGACGCCGGCAAGAGCGTGGGCCGCCCCGCGGGCGTGGTCATCAACGGCAAGGGCGGCAAGGACCTGGAGGCGGCGCCCCTCTTCACGTTCGAGGCCGGCAAGACGTACCGCCTCCGCGTGTGCAACACCGGGATCAAGGCGTCGCTCAACTTCCGCATCCAGGGCCACCACATGACGCTGGTGGAGCTGGAGGGCTCCCACACGCTGCAGGACATCTACGACTCGCTCGACGTCCACGTCGGCCACTGCCTCTCCGTGCTCGTCACCGCCGACCAGAAGCCCGGCGACTACTACATGGTGGCCTCGACGCGGTTCATCCACGACGCCAAGTCCGCCAAGGCCGTCGTCCGCTACGCCGGCTCTAGCGCCCCGCCGCCGGCGGAGATGCCAGAGCCGCCGGCGGGCTGGGCCTGGTCCATCAACCAGGCGAGGTCGTTCCGCTGGAACCTGACGTCCAGCGCCGCGCGGCCCAACCCGCAGGGCTCCTACCACTACGGCCAGATCAACATCACCCGCACCATCAAGGTCATGGTCTCCCGGGGCCACATCGACGGCAAGCTCCGCTATGGCTTCAGCGGCGTCTCCCACAGGGACCCCGAGACCCCCGTGAAGCTCGCCGAGTACTTCAACGTCACCGACGGGGTGTTCAGCTACAACCAGATGGGCGACGTGCCCCCCGCCGTGAACGGGCCCCTCCATGTCGTCCCCAATGTCATCACCGCCGAGTTCCGCACCTTCATCGAGATCGTCTTCGAGAACCCCGAGAAGAGCTTGGACTCCCTCCACCTCGACGGCTACGCCTTCTTCGGCGTCGG GATGGGGCCCGGGCAGTGGTCGCCGGAGGCGAGGCAGACGTACAACCTGCTGGACGCGGTGAGCCGGCACACGATCCAGGTGTACCCGCGGTCATGGACGGCGATCATGCTGACGTTCGACAACGCGGGCATGTGGAGCGTCCGGTCCAACATCTGGGAGCGGTACTACCTCGGGGAGCAGTTCTACATCAGCGTCATCTCGCCGGAGCGATCACTGCGCGACGAGTACAACATGCCCGACAACTCCCTCCGCTGCGGCAAGGTCGTggggctgccgctgccgccgtcctACGCCCCCGCGCGCTAA
- the LOC136514788 gene encoding leucine-rich repeat receptor protein kinase HPCA1-like: MEEATLRRRVTPTLLLALVLLAATVPAGFCAINAQDASALNALKSQWTNAPSSWSSASDPCDGGWDGVMCNNGRVNSLRLSSVNIQGTLSDSIGQLTQLVYLDVSFNLGLNGPMPATIGNLAQLTTLILAGCSFTGSIPQELGNLQQLTFLALNSNKFTGTIPPQLGLLSNLFWLDLADNQLTGSIPVSTATTPGLDQLIHTKHFHFNKNQLSGTLAGLFNSKMSLIHILFDSNQLTGPIPAELGGVSTLQVLRLDRNSLRGAIPPNISNLVNLNELNLASNQLTGSLPDLSSMTQLNVVDLSNNSFAVSVAPNWFTTLTSLTSVSISSGQLSGVVPKGLFRLPQLQQVILSNNAFNGTLEITGNISNQLQTINLMNNGIFAANVTPSYKKTLVLVGNPGCQDPDLKSFCSLKQESMIAYNTSLSKCSSTDSCSSDQSLNPANCGCAYPYAGKMVFRAPFFTDLTNSATFQQLETSLTTQFSLRDGSVFLSDIHFNSDNYLQIQVALFPSTGVSFSVPDLIRIGFDLSNQTYKPPPNFGPYYFIADTYALLAGASSSGSKKSQISTGAIAGIAVAGGLIVIALIGMVLFALRQKRRVKEVTGRTDPFASWGVSQKDSGGAPQLKGARLFSLNELKNCTNNFSDTHEIGSGGYGKVYKGTLVDGTWVAIKRAERGSMQGVGEFKNEIELLSRVHHRNLVSLIGFCYEQGEQMLVYEYVSNGTLRENLLVRGTYLDWKKRLRIALGSARGLAYLHELADPPIIHRDVKPTNILLDDHLKAKVADFGLSKLVADTQKGHVSTQVKGTLGYLDPEYYMTQQLSEKSDVYSFGVVMLELVSGRQPIESGKYIVREVKLAIDPNDRDHYGLRGLLDPAIRDNARTAGFRRFVQLAMRCVDESAAARPAMGEVVKEIEAMLQNEVAGADGGATSSAGSSANEFDGAGAGARSHPYSDTEITRGSYGDNASDYMPYFEVKPK; the protein is encoded by the exons ATGGAGGAGGCCACGCTGCGGCGGCGGGTCACGCCgacgctgctgctggcgctggtgCTGCTGGCGGCGACCGTTCCTGCAGGCTTCTGCGCCATCAACGCTCAAGATG CTTCTGCTCTCAACGCCCTCAAGAGCCAATGGACTAACGCCCCGTCGAGCTGGTCCTCGGCGAGCGACCCCTGCGACGGGGGTTGGGACGGCGTCATGTGCAACAACGGCAGGGTCAATTCGCT GCGGCTGTCAAGTGTCAACATCCAGGGCACGCTCAGCGACAGCATCGGACAGCTCACCCAGCTCGTCTACCT GGATGTTTCCTTCAACCTCGGTCTCAATGGTCCAATGCCCGCTACAATCGGCAACCTTGCACAGCTTACCACACT GATCCTGGCAGGCTGTAGCTTCACGGGAAGCATTCCACAGGAACTCGGCAACCTACAGCAGCTCACATTCCT GGCGCTGAATTCAAACAAGTTTACAGGCACAATACCCCCTCAACTTGGTTTACTCTCAAATCTCTTCTGGTTGGATCTGGCTGATAATCAGCTCACTGGGTCTATCCCAGTCTCAACAGCGACGACACCAGGGCTTGACCAACTTATCCACACGAAGCACTT TCATTTCAACAAGAACCAGTTATCTGGGACACTTGCAggtctcttcaactccaagatGAGTCTGATTCACAT ATTGTTCGATAGCAATCAATTAACTGGTCCAATACCAGCTGAGCTAGGGGGCGTTTCAACACTCCAAGTTCT CCGACTAGATAGGAACAGTCTTCGGGGAGCGATTCCTCCTAACATCAGCAACTTGGTGAATCTTAATGAGCT GAACTTGGCCAGCAACCAGCTCACTGGATCACTGCCAGATCTAAGCAGCATGACCCAATTAAATGTCGT GGATTTAAGCAACAACTCTTTTGCCGTTTCAGTAGCCCCAAACTGGTTCACAACTTTAACATCTCTAACCTCTGT ATCAATATCTTCTGGACAACTTTCTGGCGTGGTCCCCAAGGGTCTCTTCAGATTGCCCCAGCTGCAGCAAGT TATACTGAGCAATAACGCGTTCAACGGAACCCTTGAGATCACGGGCAACATCAGCAACCAACTTCAGACTATTAATCTCATGAATAACGGTATCTTTGCTGCCAATGTCACCCCAAGCTACAAGAAGACTCTAGT GCTAGTCGGGAATCCAGGCTGCCAGGACCCAGATTTAAAATCCTTCTGCAGCCTCAAGCAGGAGAGCATGATAGCATACAACACCAGCCTGAGCAAATGTTCCTCTACAGATTCATGTTCCAGTGACCAGAGTCTGAACCCTGCAAACTGCGGCTGCGCCTATCCCTACGCCGGGAAGATGGTCTTCAGAGCGCCGTTCTTCACGGACCTGACAAACAGCGCCACTTTTCAGCAGCTGGAGACAAGCCTCACGACGCAGTTCTCTCTACGTGATGGCTCTGTATTCCTCTCGGACATCCACTTCAACAGTGACAACTACCTCCAGATTCAGGTGGCGCTTTTCCCATCGACTGGGGTGTCCTTCAGCGTGCCGGATCTGATACGGATAGGCTTTGATCTGAGCAACCAGACTTACAAACCACCACCAAATTTTGGACCTTATTACTTCATTGCAGACACATACGCTCTTTTGGCAG GTGCTTCTTCTAGTGGTAGTAAGAAATCACAGATCAGTACTGGCGCTATCGCTGGAATTGCGGTAGCCGGTGGACTTATTGTGATTGCTCTCATTGGCATGGTATTATTTGCGTTGCGACAGAAAAGAAGGGTTAAGGAAGTGACGGGACGAACTGACCCTTTCG CTTCATGGGGAGTTTCTCAGAAAGACAGTGGAGGGGCTCCACAGCTCAAAGGAGCAAGGTTGTTCTCTCTGAATGAACTGAAGAACTGCACCAACAATTTCTCAGACACCCATGAGATAGGCTCAGGAGGCTATGGAAAG GTGTATAAGGGAACACTCGTTGATGGAACGTGGGTCGCCATAAAGAGAGCAGAGCGTGGATCAATGCAAGGTGTGGGGGAATTCAAGAACGAGATCGAGCTGCTCTCCAGGGTTCATCACAGGAACCTGGTGAGCCTGATAGGCTTCTGCTACGAACAAGGGGAGCAGATGCTGGTGTATGAGTACGTCTCCAACGGAACACTGAGAGAGAACCTGCTAG TGAGAGGAACATACCTGGACTGGAAGAAGAGGCTCAGGATCGCGCTCGGGTCAGCGAGGGGACTTGCGTACCTTCACGAGCTCGCCGACCCGCCTATCATCCACCGGGACGTCAAGCCCACCAACATCCTCCTAGACGACCACCTGAAAGCCAAGGTCGCCGACTTCGGCCTCTCCAAGCTCGTCGCCGACACCCAGAAGGGACACGTCTCCACTCAAGTGAAAGGAACGCTG GGTTACTTGGATCCGGAGTACTACATGACGCAGCAGCTATCGGAGAAgagcgacgtgtacagcttcgggGTGGTGATGCTGGAGCTGGTGAGCGGGCGGCAGCCGATCGAGAGCGGCAAGTACATCGTGCGCGAGGTGAAGCTGGCCATCGACCCCAACGACCGCGACCACTACGGGCTGCGGGGCCTCCTCGACCCGGCGATCCGGGACAACGCGCGCACCGCCGGGTTCCGGCGGTTCGTGCAGCTGGCGATGCGGTGCGTGGACGAGTCGGCGGCGGCACGGCCGGCCATGGGCGAGGTGGTGAAGGAGATCGAGGCCATGCTGCAGAACGAGGTCGCCGGGGCCGACGGCGGGGCCACCAGCTCCGCCGGCTCGTCCGCCAACGAGTTCGACGGCGCGGGCGCCGGCGCGCGGTCGCACCCGTACAGCGACACCGAGATCACGAGAGGCTCGTACGGGGACAACGCGTCGGACTACATGCCCTACTTCGAGGTCAAGCCCAAGTAG